One genomic segment of Fervidobacterium pennivorans includes these proteins:
- a CDS encoding ribosome hibernation promotion factor, whose translation MEVKTFARGFELSEAIESYLNKRLEKVKRALGTFVSRDDVNIEARFDKDGPYYTLRLMTHIDGKDIVVQEKANDIYGVIDAASEAFEKSVKRERELHKSYHKSNVKGLTEAMTEELAPRYEIEDEEDKIDTVKRVYLMQATLEEAIAQMEVMGHQFFVFRNVDTGELNMIYRKNGKYGLIEFQE comes from the coding sequence ATGGAAGTCAAGACATTTGCTCGCGGCTTTGAACTATCAGAAGCTATCGAAAGTTACCTCAACAAAAGGTTAGAAAAAGTCAAAAGGGCGTTAGGAACTTTTGTTTCGCGGGATGATGTGAACATCGAAGCACGTTTTGACAAGGATGGACCGTACTACACTCTAAGATTGATGACGCACATCGATGGTAAAGATATCGTTGTTCAGGAAAAAGCAAATGATATTTATGGTGTTATTGACGCTGCAAGTGAAGCTTTTGAAAAATCAGTCAAGCGAGAAAGGGAACTGCACAAATCCTATCACAAATCCAATGTTAAAGGACTAACTGAAGCAATGACTGAAGAACTTGCTCCAAGATATGAAATCGAAGACGAAGAAGACAAAATAGATACGGTTAAAAGGGTTTATCTCATGCAAGCAACGTTGGAAGAGGCAATCGCTCAGATGGAAGTTATGGGACATCAGTTCTTTGTCTTCAGGAATGTCGATACTGGCGAGCTCAACATGATTTATAGAAAGAACGGAAAATACGGGTTGATAGAATTTCAGGAATAA
- a CDS encoding thiamine-phosphate synthase family protein — MNGAAEKRVMVISGFDPSAGAGILQDIKSLSLLGISAMGVVSAYTIQNTHKVFLARFRKWEEIDQELSVLPKPEVIKVGLIFPEMIKLIREKYPSATIVWNIILRSSSGYDFEPPEIVMENLAHADFILLNNEEAGILGLEPSDRIIVTGGHGKEVDKIIVKYGRITFETPRLSGRYHGTGCAFSSLFAGHLSLGYSPEEAIRASIEILQKVLVRSHEQVQPEILARDWMKFDVLDSLNGVKGVLLSVGEKTVPEVGQNVSYALPWSKDEFEVAKFPGRIRLKEGKPVFVSDASFADYSHTARMALVAKSISPHVRCVTNIRYCPEYVDNAVRSGLTVFKYDRNSEPEDVKNVDGKSMEWMIQQAYKEFGRIPDVIYDEGFWGKEAMIRIFGRNPKEVMEKIKKIIGII, encoded by the coding sequence ATGAATGGTGCAGCTGAGAAAAGAGTAATGGTAATTTCAGGATTTGACCCATCGGCTGGTGCTGGGATTTTACAAGATATAAAGTCCTTGTCTCTTTTGGGAATTAGTGCCATGGGGGTTGTTAGTGCGTATACTATCCAAAACACACACAAGGTTTTCCTTGCGAGATTTCGAAAATGGGAAGAAATAGATCAGGAATTATCAGTTCTGCCTAAGCCTGAAGTTATAAAAGTAGGCTTAATATTTCCAGAAATGATTAAACTTATAAGGGAAAAATACCCGTCAGCAACCATCGTTTGGAACATAATTCTACGTTCAAGCTCTGGCTATGATTTCGAACCACCTGAAATTGTCATGGAAAATTTAGCACACGCTGATTTCATACTTCTAAACAACGAAGAGGCAGGTATATTAGGGTTAGAACCCTCAGACAGAATTATCGTAACGGGAGGTCATGGAAAAGAAGTTGACAAAATCATTGTAAAGTATGGTCGCATTACTTTTGAAACGCCTCGGTTATCAGGAAGATACCATGGAACTGGATGTGCATTTTCTAGCTTATTTGCAGGCCATTTGTCCCTTGGTTATTCTCCAGAAGAAGCGATAAGGGCTTCTATAGAGATATTGCAAAAAGTCCTTGTGAGGAGCCATGAGCAAGTGCAACCAGAAATACTTGCAAGAGATTGGATGAAATTTGACGTGCTCGATTCGTTGAACGGTGTAAAGGGAGTGCTATTGTCAGTTGGAGAAAAAACTGTTCCAGAGGTTGGACAAAACGTCTCATATGCGTTGCCATGGTCAAAAGATGAATTTGAAGTTGCTAAATTTCCGGGAAGGATCAGACTAAAAGAAGGGAAACCCGTTTTCGTTTCCGATGCGTCATTTGCTGATTATTCGCACACTGCAAGAATGGCACTTGTTGCAAAATCTATCTCACCACACGTAAGGTGTGTGACAAATATTAGGTATTGTCCCGAGTATGTTGATAACGCGGTCAGGTCCGGTTTAACTGTGTTCAAGTACGATAGAAATTCTGAACCGGAAGATGTTAAAAATGTTGATGGAAAATCTATGGAATGGATGATTCAACAAGCATACAAAGAATTTGGAAGGATACCAGATGTAATATATGATGAAGGATTCTGGGGAAAAGAGGCAATGATTAGAATCTTTGGAAGAAACCCGAAAGAGGTGATGGAAAAGATTAAAAAGATTATAGGAATTATATGA
- a CDS encoding sugar phosphate isomerase/epimerase family protein: MKGYHRKRRKGFSTSTIRANILRIDELPLAELYELTFFQKQDLDKLKEFLEKRGKPFGIHLPFVFRYASVHPNPTSLDRTLRNDTYTVNIESARFAKSFGAEYVVAHFPNAKQKEAWKDVYDIVIESLEHFYELNRIIETRLENVYMNDYFHSADDYLFVLKETGCTMCLDIGHLLIDSEIYAFDPVSFIEKLQDFITEFHIYYADLKTYEECHHAPWGDSLNFRRVLEVIKGFENVDFVAEPSNDCPNLLSRLIKFLEVML; this comes from the coding sequence ATGAAGGGTTATCACAGAAAAAGGAGAAAAGGGTTTTCCACAAGCACCATTCGAGCAAATATACTAAGGATAGACGAACTTCCTTTAGCAGAACTGTATGAATTAACGTTTTTTCAAAAGCAAGACCTGGATAAATTGAAAGAATTTCTTGAGAAACGTGGTAAACCATTTGGTATACATCTACCATTTGTTTTTAGATATGCATCAGTTCATCCAAATCCAACTTCTTTAGACAGAACTTTAAGAAACGATACATACACAGTTAATATCGAAAGCGCAAGATTTGCCAAAAGTTTTGGTGCAGAGTATGTTGTTGCTCATTTCCCAAATGCAAAACAAAAAGAAGCGTGGAAGGACGTTTACGATATTGTTATAGAAAGTCTTGAACACTTTTATGAATTAAACAGAATTATTGAAACTAGGCTGGAAAACGTTTATATGAATGATTATTTCCATTCCGCAGATGACTATTTATTTGTTCTTAAGGAGACTGGTTGCACAATGTGTTTAGACATAGGACATTTATTGATTGACTCAGAGATTTACGCTTTTGACCCAGTTTCTTTTATTGAAAAATTGCAGGATTTTATAACTGAATTCCACATTTACTATGCTGACCTAAAAACATATGAAGAATGTCACCATGCGCCGTGGGGGGATTCACTCAACTTTAGAAGAGTTCTAGAGGTAATAAAAGGATTTGAAAATGTGGATTTTGTTGCAGAACCTTCTAATGATTGTCCTAACTTGTTGTCAAGGCTAATAAAATTCTTGGAGGTGATGCTTTGA